The Anopheles coluzzii chromosome 2, AcolN3, whole genome shotgun sequence genome window below encodes:
- the LOC120951814 gene encoding serine/threonine-protein phosphatase PP1-beta catalytic subunit isoform X2, with product MGDYTLDVDNLIQRLLEVRGCRPGKSVPMPEEEIRALCLKSREIFLQQPILLELEAPLKICGDIHGQYTDLLRLFEYGGFPPEANYLFLGDYVDRGKQSLETICLLLAYKIKYPENFFLLRGNHECASINRIYGFYDECKRRYNVKLWKTFTDCFNCLPIAAIIDEKIFCCHGGLSPDLNHMEQIKRIMRPTDVPDTGLLCDLLWSDPDKDVKGWGENDRGVSFTFGVDIVAKFLLIHELDLICRAHQVVEDGYEFFARRSLVTLFSAPNYCGEFDNAGGMMSVDANLMCSFQILKPSEKKAKYQYSGTNNQRPQTPQRNQNPTNKRK from the exons TTCGGGGATGTCGTCCAGGAAAATCGGTACCTATGCCAGAGGAAGAAATTCGTGCGCTATGCTTAAAATCTCGTGAAATTTTCCTACAACAACCAATCCTGTTGGAACTGGAGGCTCCACTTAAAATCTGTG GTGACATACACGGCCAGTACACAGACTTGCTGCGACTGTTCGAGTACGGTGGATTCCCCCCGGAGGCCAATTATTTATTCTTGGGAGATTACGTGGACCGAGGCAAGCAGTCGCTGGAAACGATCTGTCTCCTGTTAGCGTACAAAATCAAGTATCCGGAAAACTTTTTCCTGCTGCGCGGAAATCACGAGTGTGCCAGTATTAATAGGATATATG GTTTCTATGACGAGTGCAAGCGGCGGTACAATGTGAAGCTGTGGAAAACATTCACGGACTGTTTCAATTGCCTGCCGATCGCTGCCATCATTGATGAGAAAATCTTCTGCTGTCACGGAGGTTTAAGTCCGGATTTGAAC CATATGGAACAAATCAAACGCATCATGCGACCAACAGATGTTCCCGATACGGGCCTACTGTGCGATCTGCTGTGGAGCGATCCGGACAAAGATGTGAAAGGATGGGGAGAGAACGACCGTGGCGTTAGCTTCACGTTCGGCGTAGATATTGTGGCAAAGTTTCTGCTAATCCATGAGCTGGATCTCATCTGCCGGGCGCATCAGGTCGTGGAGGACGGGTATGAGTTCTTTGCCCGGCGATCGCTGGTGACGCTGTTCTCTGCACCGAACTACTGTGGTGAATTTGACAATGCCGGCGGCATGATGTCGGTCGATGCAAATTTAATGTGTTCGTTTCAG ATTTTAAAGCCGTCGGAAAAGAAGGCTAAATATCAGTACAGCGGTACTAACAACCAGCGACCGCAGACGCCCCAGCGCAATCAGAATCCAACCAATAAACGGAAATAA